In Psychrobacter immobilis, a single genomic region encodes these proteins:
- a CDS encoding 5-formyltetrahydrofolate cyclo-ligase, which produces MHPELKNSESKEATVSNPPRRQFTRQRRKLTDGERRQYARMSSLHLRKLQQRLPPRARIGLYYDGFGELPTQPILDWCQRVGYFPYLPVVGSLGLDGKGNIDKHLRFVPIYQSKLVNIPTRIHSLGMKQNHHRRLLWAQELDVIICPLVAVDLNGNRMGMGGGFYDTTLGNSYRSGAKKPLKIGWCYDFQVVEQLQRQPWDVPLDGLITPSGIRWF; this is translated from the coding sequence ATGCATCCTGAGTTAAAAAATTCTGAGTCAAAAGAAGCCACAGTTAGCAATCCGCCGAGACGGCAATTTACCCGCCAACGTCGTAAGCTAACGGATGGCGAGCGCAGACAATACGCGCGCATGTCAAGCTTACATTTACGCAAGTTGCAGCAGCGCTTGCCTCCGCGTGCGCGTATTGGCTTATATTACGATGGCTTTGGAGAGCTGCCCACTCAGCCGATATTGGACTGGTGTCAACGCGTAGGCTATTTTCCTTACTTGCCGGTCGTTGGTTCGCTCGGTCTTGATGGTAAAGGAAACATCGATAAACACCTGCGCTTTGTACCTATTTATCAATCAAAGCTGGTCAACATACCGACACGTATTCACAGCTTAGGTATGAAACAAAACCATCATCGCCGGTTGCTATGGGCACAAGAGTTAGACGTCATTATCTGTCCGCTCGTAGCAGTAGATCTCAACGGCAATCGTATGGGCATGGGTGGCGGCTTTTATGATACGACGCTTGGTAACAGCTATCGATCAGGGGCAAAAAAACCGTTAAAGATAGGCTGGTGTTATGATTTCCAAGTGGTCGAACAATTACAGCGGCAACCGTGGGATGTGCCACTAGATGGCTTAATTACCCCAAGCGGCATAAGGTGGTTTTGA
- the lon gene encoding endopeptidase La yields the protein MKGDGTENYLPLLALRDVVVYPHMQIALFVGREPSVKAVELAQAEYGNKVLVVAQKDSLTEDIDQDNLYQYGTVCRIVSTMPHDSDENCIKVLIEGQYRARVDNIENHDTLLMASFERADLDVSMDESQQKNTIQALTTLFESYADARLRNARELTRVAKRIDDLLELVYFISTRVSMDLDIKQSFLENDDLKTHINTLTEYLVKQSAEQNIEQDIQEAVRQQMEDNQREYFLNEKMKAIKNELSDMNDGAFDGEDDVAELEQRLEDADLPEDVRKKADQELKKLKMMPPASSESSVVRNYIEWILDTPWNATTKVSINLEKAKTVLDEDHYGLQDVKDRILEYLAVQSRVKKLRGPILCLVGPPGVGKTSLGESIARATGRKFVRMALGGVRDEAEIRGHRRTYIGAMPGKIVQSLAKVEVKNPLFLLDEIDKMAQDFRGDPASALLEVLDPSQNDTFNDHYLDMDLDLSQVMFICTANSMDIPPALLDRMEVIRLPGYTEEEKVNIAQKYLVPKAIKNNGLKEGEIEIVEAALHSIVRSYTREAGVRNLEREVNKICRKVVRGSVETHGARAPKKAERQLIVVDDKNIDDYLGVHQYDYGLAEEEPEIGRITGLAWTQVGGELLTIEAVAMKGKGELSFTGSLGDVMKESIRAAMSVVRARGDSLGIDYETFKTTDVHVHMPEGATPKDGPSAGGALTTALVSALTGIAIRPDIAMTGEITLRGKILRIGGLKEKLLAAHRGGIKHVLIPATNERDLADIPDNVKAGLTIQPVATIDEILKVALVSMPVPLKPAKVTVDKTAGKALHN from the coding sequence ATAAAAGGTGACGGTACAGAAAACTATTTACCACTACTGGCATTGCGCGACGTCGTCGTTTATCCGCACATGCAGATTGCCTTGTTCGTCGGTCGTGAGCCATCGGTAAAGGCCGTTGAATTGGCACAGGCTGAGTATGGTAATAAAGTCTTGGTCGTGGCACAAAAAGACTCGCTGACTGAAGACATCGATCAAGATAACTTGTATCAATACGGTACGGTGTGTCGCATCGTCAGTACCATGCCGCATGACAGTGATGAGAATTGCATCAAAGTATTGATCGAAGGTCAATATCGTGCCCGTGTCGATAATATAGAAAATCACGACACATTATTGATGGCAAGCTTTGAGCGTGCTGACCTTGATGTCAGTATGGATGAGAGCCAGCAGAAAAACACGATTCAAGCATTAACCACATTGTTTGAAAGCTATGCCGATGCGCGTCTGCGTAATGCTCGCGAACTGACTCGTGTGGCAAAACGTATCGATGACTTGCTTGAGCTGGTTTATTTCATCTCGACCCGTGTGTCGATGGATTTAGATATTAAGCAATCATTCTTAGAAAATGATGACCTTAAAACCCATATCAATACTTTAACCGAATATTTGGTTAAGCAGAGTGCTGAACAAAATATCGAGCAAGATATCCAAGAAGCCGTCCGTCAGCAAATGGAAGACAATCAGCGCGAATACTTCTTAAACGAGAAGATGAAAGCCATTAAAAATGAGCTGTCAGATATGAATGATGGTGCGTTCGATGGCGAAGATGATGTGGCTGAGCTAGAGCAGCGTCTAGAAGATGCCGACTTGCCAGAAGATGTGCGCAAAAAAGCGGATCAAGAGCTGAAAAAGCTCAAAATGATGCCACCTGCCTCGAGTGAATCGTCAGTGGTGCGCAACTATATTGAATGGATTTTGGACACACCGTGGAATGCCACAACCAAGGTTTCCATCAATTTAGAAAAAGCAAAAACGGTATTGGACGAAGATCATTACGGCTTGCAAGATGTGAAAGATCGCATCTTAGAATACCTCGCCGTACAATCACGTGTGAAAAAACTCCGCGGTCCGATTCTTTGTTTAGTCGGTCCTCCAGGTGTTGGTAAAACCTCGTTGGGTGAGTCGATTGCCCGTGCGACTGGTCGTAAATTTGTACGTATGGCGCTTGGCGGCGTGCGTGATGAAGCGGAAATCCGTGGTCATCGCCGTACTTATATCGGCGCGATGCCGGGTAAAATTGTTCAATCGCTGGCCAAAGTTGAAGTTAAAAACCCGCTGTTTTTGTTAGATGAAATCGATAAAATGGCGCAAGACTTCCGCGGTGATCCAGCCTCAGCATTGCTTGAAGTGTTAGATCCCTCACAGAACGATACTTTTAACGACCATTATTTAGATATGGATTTAGATTTATCGCAAGTGATGTTTATCTGTACTGCCAACAGCATGGATATCCCGCCTGCCCTGCTTGACCGGATGGAAGTCATTCGTCTACCGGGTTATACCGAAGAAGAAAAGGTCAACATCGCGCAGAAATACTTGGTGCCAAAAGCCATTAAGAATAACGGTCTCAAAGAAGGCGAAATTGAGATTGTTGAAGCGGCATTACATAGCATCGTGCGTAGCTATACGCGTGAAGCTGGTGTGCGTAACCTTGAGCGTGAAGTCAATAAAATCTGCCGTAAAGTCGTTCGCGGTTCGGTTGAAACCCATGGCGCACGTGCTCCGAAGAAAGCAGAACGTCAGCTAATTGTGGTCGATGACAAAAACATCGATGACTATCTAGGCGTCCATCAGTACGACTACGGTCTAGCAGAAGAGGAGCCTGAGATTGGTCGTATTACGGGTCTTGCTTGGACACAAGTTGGTGGTGAGTTATTAACTATCGAAGCCGTCGCGATGAAAGGTAAAGGCGAGCTCAGCTTTACGGGTTCACTCGGCGATGTGATGAAAGAGTCGATTCGCGCTGCCATGAGCGTGGTACGTGCTCGCGGTGATAGCTTAGGTATCGATTATGAGACCTTTAAAACCACGGATGTCCACGTGCATATGCCAGAAGGTGCGACCCCGAAAGACGGTCCCTCTGCTGGTGGTGCGCTAACGACAGCGCTGGTCTCTGCCTTAACGGGCATTGCCATTCGCCCAGATATCGCCATGACAGGTGAGATAACCTTACGTGGTAAAATCCTGCGTATCGGCGGTCTCAAAGAGAAGTTACTAGCTGCTCATCGAGGCGGTATCAAGCATGTGTTGATTCCAGCGACTAATGAGCGTGACTTGGCCGATATCCCTGATAACGTTAAAGCGGGCCTGACCATTCAGCCAGTGGCAACGATTGATGAGATATTAAAAGTTGCCTTGGTCAGTATGCCAGTTCCGCTTAAGCCTGCGAAAGTAACGGTCGATAAAACTGCAGGGAAAGCACTGCATAACTAA
- a CDS encoding Na+/H+ antiporter family protein, with product MTINAVLLAVVIMLGLSLARVHVVLSLLIGALAGGLIAGLGMTDTLNAFQEGIRNGAQIALSYALLGAFAVAIAHSGLPQSLAGAVIKRIDAGGPSIKAGGMIKYMLFAGLITMSCFSQNLIPIHIAFIPLLVPPLLLAFNRMHIDRRLIACLLTFGLVTTYMFIPYGFGDIYLNQIMLKNVGEAGIDISNISVTKAMAIPALGMFVGLLVAVFISYRKPRQYQQLAIDKAAHDEVLEGDALSKTAAGAQTQSKMKTLVALAAIVTAFVVQMYTDSLLLGSMFGFGVFMATGVVKWSEADTVFNDGIKLMAMIGFIMITAQGFAEVMKATEQIQPLVDGAASLFAGNKAIAAFIMLLIGLIVTMGIGSSFSTIPILAAIYVPLCISLGFSPLATVAIIGTAGALGDAGSPASDSTLGPTSGLNIDGQHDHIKDSVVPTFLHYNIPLLVFGWIAAMVL from the coding sequence ATGACCATCAATGCGGTACTGCTGGCAGTCGTCATCATGCTAGGGCTGTCTTTGGCGCGTGTACACGTGGTACTCAGCTTATTAATCGGTGCGCTGGCAGGCGGACTCATCGCTGGTTTGGGAATGACCGATACTTTGAATGCCTTTCAAGAAGGTATCCGAAATGGCGCACAAATTGCGCTGTCATATGCGCTACTTGGTGCTTTTGCAGTGGCGATTGCGCATTCAGGATTGCCACAGTCATTGGCAGGGGCGGTGATCAAACGCATTGATGCGGGCGGCCCAAGTATAAAAGCAGGTGGCATGATTAAATACATGCTGTTTGCAGGTTTAATCACTATGAGCTGCTTTAGCCAAAACTTAATTCCTATTCATATTGCCTTTATTCCATTGCTAGTACCGCCATTATTACTCGCTTTCAATCGCATGCACATCGATAGACGTTTAATTGCTTGTCTACTGACTTTTGGTCTTGTGACTACTTACATGTTTATTCCGTATGGCTTTGGCGATATTTATCTCAATCAAATCATGCTGAAAAACGTCGGTGAAGCAGGCATTGATATCAGTAACATCTCAGTTACCAAAGCCATGGCAATTCCGGCTTTGGGTATGTTTGTAGGCTTGCTCGTCGCCGTATTTATCAGCTACCGTAAACCGCGCCAGTATCAGCAGCTAGCAATTGATAAAGCTGCGCATGATGAGGTGTTAGAGGGTGACGCGTTAAGCAAAACCGCGGCTGGTGCGCAAACACAAAGCAAGATGAAAACGTTGGTGGCGCTTGCCGCGATTGTGACGGCATTTGTGGTGCAGATGTATACCGACTCACTTTTGCTTGGCTCAATGTTTGGCTTTGGCGTCTTTATGGCGACGGGCGTCGTTAAATGGAGTGAAGCCGATACAGTCTTTAATGACGGTATAAAGCTGATGGCGATGATTGGCTTTATTATGATTACCGCGCAAGGCTTTGCCGAAGTGATGAAAGCAACTGAGCAGATTCAGCCATTAGTTGATGGTGCCGCGTCATTATTCGCAGGTAATAAAGCGATAGCGGCATTTATTATGCTGTTAATTGGTTTAATTGTGACGATGGGTATTGGTTCGTCATTCTCGACCATTCCTATTTTGGCCGCGATTTATGTGCCGCTATGTATCTCGTTAGGGTTTTCGCCATTGGCAACCGTGGCGATTATTGGTACGGCTGGCGCGTTGGGCGATGCAGGTTCTCCAGCATCAGATTCGACTCTTGGACCCACTTCTGGTCTAAATATCGACGGTCAGCATGACCATATCAAGGACAGTGTGGTGCCGACATTCTTGCATTACAACATTCCATTATTGGTATTTGGTTGGATTGCAGCGATGGTGTTGTAA